From the genome of bacterium, one region includes:
- a CDS encoding SDR family NAD(P)-dependent oxidoreductase yields the protein MNLTGKSAFISGGTSGIGLAVAIEFARLGADVFAFSLDDEAAAGAAMASIRRAARSDAQRAAFARVDVTDRDTVLRVLGEAASSFGAPDVLVNSAGIGGAQYFEQMAYERFDRTIRVNVYGCRNAIEALLPAMRNQSRKRQRAGSSASRETHAHIINVASFSGLVGVVGYTAYSASKFALVGFTQALRGELAPHGINVAVMCPPQVDTPMMRKTDPEKPPETKALNDRAGVLSPESVARELVRGMERGRFLIVPGRRARMFHRLERFFPRLRERMTMRVVEKFATEDTNE from the coding sequence ATGAATCTCACCGGGAAAAGCGCGTTCATCAGCGGCGGGACGAGCGGCATCGGCCTCGCCGTCGCGATCGAGTTTGCAAGGCTCGGCGCGGACGTGTTCGCATTTTCGCTCGACGACGAAGCGGCGGCCGGAGCGGCGATGGCGTCGATTCGCCGCGCGGCGCGGTCGGACGCGCAGCGCGCCGCGTTCGCGCGCGTGGACGTGACCGATCGCGACACGGTGCTGCGCGTGCTTGGCGAGGCGGCGTCGTCGTTCGGCGCGCCGGACGTATTGGTGAACAGCGCGGGCATCGGCGGCGCGCAATACTTCGAGCAGATGGCCTACGAGCGCTTCGACCGCACGATACGCGTGAACGTTTACGGCTGCCGCAACGCGATCGAGGCGCTGTTGCCCGCGATGCGGAATCAGAGCCGCAAGCGACAGCGCGCGGGCTCGTCCGCAAGCCGCGAAACGCACGCGCACATCATCAACGTCGCTTCGTTTTCGGGACTTGTCGGCGTGGTCGGATACACGGCGTACAGCGCGTCGAAATTCGCGCTCGTCGGATTCACGCAGGCGCTGCGCGGCGAACTGGCGCCGCATGGCATCAACGTCGCGGTGATGTGCCCGCCGCAGGTCGATACGCCAATGATGCGCAAGACCGATCCGGAAAAGCCACCCGAAACGAAGGCGCTCAACGATCGCGCGGGCGTGCTCTCGCCGGAGTCCGTCGCGCGGGAGCTTGTCCGCGGCATGGAACGCGGCCGGTTTCTCATCGTTCCTGGGCGCCGGGCGCGGATGTTTCATCGGCTTGAGCGCTTTTTTCCGCGCCTTCGCGAACGGATGACCATGCGGGTGGTGGAAAAGTTCGCCACGGAGGACACGAACGAATGA
- a CDS encoding class I SAM-dependent methyltransferase, with amino-acid sequence MTDPAACIVCASTRVTPFARVDGYDYFRCARCVATFLDPARRLSIEAERERYRRHRNDPADAGYRRHMARLADPLCARLSPGSAGLDYGCGPGPALAQMLREAGHEVRVFDPYFVPDADALAATYDFVTCTETIEHFHRPAEEFARLDRLLRPGGLLAVMTCFQTDDANFADWTYRRDPTHVVFYREVTLGRVAERFGWVCEFPAKDVAIMRKQEIEKRK; translated from the coding sequence TCACGCCGTTCGCGCGCGTGGACGGGTACGACTACTTTCGCTGCGCGCGGTGCGTCGCGACGTTTCTTGATCCGGCGCGCCGCCTTTCGATTGAGGCTGAGCGCGAGCGCTACCGCCGGCATCGCAACGATCCCGCGGACGCGGGCTACCGCCGGCATATGGCGCGTCTGGCCGATCCGCTTTGCGCGCGCCTTTCGCCTGGCTCCGCGGGTCTCGATTACGGCTGCGGGCCGGGCCCGGCGCTCGCCCAAATGCTGCGCGAGGCGGGGCACGAGGTGCGCGTGTTCGATCCCTATTTTGTCCCGGACGCCGATGCGCTCGCCGCGACGTACGATTTTGTCACCTGCACCGAGACGATCGAGCATTTCCACCGGCCGGCGGAAGAGTTTGCGCGTCTTGACCGCCTGCTTCGCCCCGGCGGACTACTGGCGGTGATGACGTGCTTTCAGACCGATGACGCCAATTTTGCCGACTGGACTTACCGTCGCGATCCGACGCACGTCGTGTTCTATCGCGAGGTCACGCTCGGCCGCGTCGCCGAGCGATTCGGGTGGGTGTGCGAATTCCCGGCGAAGGACGTGGCCATTATGAGAAAACAGGAAATAGAAAAGAGGAAATAG